In Synergistaceae bacterium, the DNA window AAACGCTGTGCCGTAAAATCTAAATCTTCAAACGAGAGATCTACACCGAAAATTTTACCGGGATAATTTGATTTTAAATAATTCGTGAAAGCGTCTTTTGCACGGGGTAAATCTGCCTCGAAATCTTTGGGAATCTGCACTTCTTTTGTATGCTGGGCGAACCATTTTTTTAGAGTAATAAACTCTGTGCCGCTGCTCTTGATTAAGTCCGATAAATGGGTCGTTAACTGCCTTAGATTATTTATGCAAGTATCGTGATATTGAACTGTGCGGTTATAATAAGTCATTGCCCCGCTGATAATAATCGTTGCAAGAGCGAAAATAATAAACAATATGCCGAATTGTCTGGCTAAACTTTTGTGTTTCATTAATTGCCTCCAAAAAAATTTTATAACATGAATGAATATTTTAATCGATTTTAAATTATTCGCAAAAAAAAATGTGCCTCCCCTGAAAAATTTTTTTCTTTCAAAGAAGACACTAACAAGTTTATAATGAATTTCTATGATATTTTCTTAGACATGAATAAAGCACAAGCAAGAATTAATATAACCGCGTAAAGTCCTGAATTATTCATTTGACAGCCGCCTCCGCCGCCCCGATTATTATTATAAATGTAAGGCTGATTCTGGTCCTGATCCTGATATGAATCTGGATTGTCATTATTATCACTGTCATCTTGATTATTATTTTCTCTGACAGTTCCATAAGCTGCACCGACATGGACAATTCTAGACGCTTTGAAGCCGTTATTTTCTGCTGTTATAGTAGTGCTTCCTTCTTTGAGACCCTTAAGCCTGCCGAGTTCTGTAATACTCACAATTGAGGGATCTTCAATTGTCCATTTAGTACCCATTGAAGGCATCGCAATATTATAGTGATTATTACTTGAAGTTGCTGCGTAAATGCTGATCGGGATTTCTGCGTCTACGTTCGTAAATAATGCGTCAGTACTTTCCGGGAAGGATATTCCGGTAATATTTCCATTGTCAGGGACTAAGAATAAATAAATTGCGTCGGAAATATAAACTTCATTGCTGCCCTCATTTTTTCCGGAAAAACATGCGATTCTGAGAGCTCCTATATCTTCATAATCGAAATCAATGACCGCCGTAAAATTCCCGTCATTATCCCGTGAAGTTGAGTAGAGTCTATTCTCTAAAATATTGCTTATTAACATATAGACTTGACGATCTGAAATATTATCTTTAGGCGAGACAGTTATTTTTACGGACGCAGGAATCGTAATTATTGACGCAGCAGGGGCAGTAATTGAGTCTGAATTATCGGGCTTAACAGTTAGAGTATAATTCAATGAATATGAAATATCTTCGCTGCTAGTTTTTATTGAGCGAAATTTTTCGGGAATATTTGCAGGTAAAGACGATAAAGCATATTTATTAGAACTTGAGTCAGAAGCCTTATAGAATTTGGACTCCGGGCCTTTGAGCAGATTCAAAATTTCTCGGCCGGTGTCATCTTGTTTGCATATGCTTGTATGTTGAAATCTCCAGCCTGTAAAACCTGTTGAATTATTCGTAAAAATTGATACTGCGCTGCTTTTGCCGACAACTACATCATGATCTTCTTCATTAGGGCCGAAAACTATTTTCATGAATACTTTACCAGATAATAAATTTTCTTTGAGTCCCTCAGTGAGTGCCTCAATAAATCCGAGATTAATTATAGTATGTATATCTATAAAAATGGGCAGCGCAATATATTCTGATTCTTGATTGAGAACGCCTCCATAAATGGCAAAAAACGGGACTTCAGGAGCTTTAAGAGATTTCACGAGATCGCTGTTTAGCTTTAAATCTTGAAATGCGCTGAGATAGTTTATATTTTGTGCAATCGGTGAAAAAATTTCGTCAAAAAACTCTTTAATCACAGGAATATTATCTATAATGAGCTCCCATACTGCAGGCATTGAACTATTTCGTATAATATTATAAGCAAGTGAAGCCCATGGAGTTCCCTCGTGAGGTGTGGCGACTGTAATAACTCTGCGAATCATTCCATTTCCGTATGAACGTATAGTGTTCTTATTTCCTGCATCATTCTGAATAAAACGTCTTGCAATTAAGCCTCCCATGCTATGACATATTAAATCGGCTTGAGTGCACGCTATTCCCGAACTTACTTTTTTTTGTAGTGCCTGCGAAATCTGCCAGAAAATTGGATTTGTTGCGTAATTCTCAACTTCAGAATCCGGAATTATATTCATAGGGCCTTTTGTGCCGTCATAATTACAAGGCATAATTACGAGTCCTGAATCCTGAAGAATTTTGCGTATTCCTGAGGCTGCGTTAAAATCTCCAAAAGCATTATCTACATTAGTTCTTGAGAATCCATGAATCAAGACAACCGGCACAGAATGAAGTAAAATATTTTCGTCTTTAGAAGCTAATTCGCCGCCGTCGCCTGTAAAATTTACTTTGACATTAAAATTTGTTTCCGGGAATTTATCTAACATACTTTGCGGAAAATCTTTCGGAGAAATCAAGACCGCTGAAGCCTGATAAATTGAGCCGGCAACATTTTTTGTCTTAATCTCTATTGAAGTCCCGCGATTGTCCCTGCTGAGATTCTCAAGTGAGGCTCCTATTTCTTGAGGCACAGAAAATTTTATAGTTCCGGGCATTGTTGTATAAGCTCGTAAAATAAGCCTTGTATTTCCG includes these proteins:
- a CDS encoding putative Ig domain-containing protein produces the protein MIKINQKIFRLVILLTVLFALSYSPVEAAYYNSGQSGNSEADAYLITSLEDFKLFRDRINFVDSGSGNVDKDPAGKYYRLVTDIDLSNEQNWTAIGRGLSLNQSTQEFDLIPFSGHFDGNGHTINVNNLNASEVSSIFYIVKTESDYAVKNLNIAGDTKPLAPFGAGILIYELQNGVVDHCNYEGNITINSYTAALGGGLINAITGGTVKNCTFSGTINAVSTMEGDFSVEGKILAAGIGGIVGSLEGDGKIENCAALAGSKISVTVGDSSYISYLGGIVGYAYFQEDDYGNRIGSSAGSIKNCTSNAELTGAAYIGGIAGSAYSQTVLSGNSFTNAKYEVGDMDDTGSPGGSSDGNNSNTNILKITTEYIPDGTVNVDYSFTLQASSSGVLWTKESGGLPDGLSLSSTGLISGIPAKSNSFSFTVKATDGANSDTRTFVMRINPAPEVSLNIDIIERGRANDPLSFDRETGLENENIICGISDNNYLDYANNKYNPVTEDSIAKIFQDSELANSYRKKGFTADGNTRLILRAYTTMPGTIKFSVPQEIGASLENLSRDNRGTSIEIKTKNVAGSIYQASAVLISPKDFPQSMLDKFPETNFNVKVNFTGDGGELASKDENILLHSVPVVLIHGFSRTNVDNAFGDFNAASGIRKILQDSGLVIMPCNYDGTKGPMNIIPDSEVENYATNPIFWQISQALQKKVSSGIACTQADLICHSMGGLIARRFIQNDAGNKNTIRSYGNGMIRRVITVATPHEGTPWASLAYNIIRNSSMPAVWELIIDNIPVIKEFFDEIFSPIAQNINYLSAFQDLKLNSDLVKSLKAPEVPFFAIYGGVLNQESEYIALPIFIDIHTIINLGFIEALTEGLKENLLSGKVFMKIVFGPNEEDHDVVVGKSSAVSIFTNNSTGFTGWRFQHTSICKQDDTGREILNLLKGPESKFYKASDSSSNKYALSSLPANIPEKFRSIKTSSEDISYSLNYTLTVKPDNSDSITAPAASIITIPASVKITVSPKDNISDRQVYMLISNILENRLYSTSRDNDGNFTAVIDFDYEDIGALRIACFSGKNEGSNEVYISDAIYLFLVPDNGNITGISFPESTDALFTNVDAEIPISIYAATSSNNHYNIAMPSMGTKWTIEDPSIVSITELGRLKGLKEGSTTITAENNGFKASRIVHVGAAYGTVRENNNQDDSDNNDNPDSYQDQDQNQPYIYNNNRGGGGGCQMNNSGLYAVILILACALFMSKKIS